gttttcttaaaatgctTATGCTCCCTCTCCCTTACCTCAGTAGGCTCATATTAATTTTAACAGAAAACAAGGTATTTGAGCTGAAAGAAAAATACCCAATTACATTAGCCAGTAGTTGTAGTTAGGAATGGAGTTTTGTGGTTAAGCATGGAGTTCTGCTGATAGCTCCCATCTGGACCAAGGACACCCAATTTTTCACCAACAAATAATCACCTATTTTCTGTGTAATAGCAAATCACTTTTAGGATAAAATAATCATTATTCATTGACAATATAGCAACTCCCATTTTTGAGAGCTTAATAAGTGGCAAGGTCCTTATTATACCTGTTACGTACCATGATTAAATGGTCCTCACAAAAGCCTATGAAGGTGAATAGCCTACAAATGTGTGATGATTCAcacattacaaatgaaaaaatggagGCACATAAAAATTAAGCAATTTGCCTCAAATCACTGAGGCAAAGGGTGGATTGAAATGCAAATTTACTTCTcagtaattaatttattttccaatttttattaatTGCACATAATTAATACTTTTGCTTAGTCTGAAATAGAGTATCCAGAGTGAGTTGatgcaattttatttcaaaaaaatgtCCATGTTAGTTTTCATAAATCTACAATTTTAATAGCTTTTGGAAAAATTGACAATTGTCCTCCACTGTCACCTTGGCAGACCCAGGGGATATTAATCATTATAACAGTCGATCTAGGGAATGACTTATTTTAACTACAGCTGATATTGGGCCCATGTGACTTTTTATTCCTacctacttttattttattgattcatAACTTTAAAATGGTCCTCAAACTTTTAACAACTGATTCATTAATTTACTTAAATAGTACAATGATAATGAATAGGAAGATGATGATGAAATAGGTCCaaattttgtatataaatatgcAGATAGTGTAACTGTTAAATGCCCCATGCTGGAGCCAGTCTACTAGAGTAGATTCCCAACTGTGGAACTTACTGCCATAGGGACCAGCGGCAAGTTCCTTATTTTCTTGTGTCTCAtagtaaaatggggttaatatgAAATTAacaattaagatgaggccaatgTGAAAACTACATgggttaatatatttttataagaagaATGACTAGGATATTTAGGTACTTGTTAAATATTAGATATTGTTACTGATGAAGGCAGAAATATGAAGAGTAGAAATGTTTGTTACTGTACCCTAAAAGTTACTGTCAATTTGTCTGTTTGATATTTAAAGCCTCTTAGTATGCAAatacttttcatgataaaattagGCCACCTCATTTCATAATGCCTACGGCTTTCTGTAAGAATagcatttatttcacattttggagCACTTATCTCcaatgaaattcattttaaaggtCTAGTTTAATTGAAGTATGcaatatacaaatgaaaaaatataatcaaaaatATCCCAAAGTATAAAAAGCTTCAAGAATCAGTGAGCTACATGTTCCCCATTGCTGGTTTTTATATCCTACCTTTATAAGTGGGTCACTTTGTTCCTTGGGTTTTCTACATAttgacttctttccttcttccctttctttctctttccttcctcctccttccctcccttcccttttgACTTTCATACCTCCTTCctgtcttccctccctcccttctatccttccttctgtccttccttcccaccttcctcctttccttctttctttccttccctcctctcttcttcttcccttccatccctccttttctcttttactgCTCGTAAGGAGTAATAAGCAAAAAGTAGCTATTGCAAATAATTTGTGCTTTCCTCTGCTAATTTAAGAAGTTTGCATCAATCAATAGTTCTAACTGTTCTCTTTGAACAATGCAAATCATAATGACACCATTTACTACATATGAGGCCCAAAGTAAATCAAACTCATCGAAAGTAACAGTCTCAGATCCCTCTTGAAATGCCATTGCCTCAGGACTTCGGATCCCATGGGACCCGAAGCTGCTTCAGATGTCATTAGGACAAATAATGATGCCCACAGAAACATGTCAATATTTTCCCACTTCAGATGAAGCAATTTTACCTTAGAATGTAAATGTTTCTCACTCTATGACAAAAGACTTTTcaacacaaatatatataattttttctcttataGGATGGTAATACTTCAATAAATGAAACGACCTCTTAAAATTCTCACTTAGTGTTATAAGTGTGATtgttttccaacatgaaagaaaACTTTTAGGGTTCTATGTAGCATAAAGATTTATGCACTACTAGCAATAAATTATGAAATTCCTAGTTGGAACTATTTACCTTAGATTCTGACAAGGGCTATGAGATTCCTTGAACAAGGGTGCCTCTCCCCCTAGAGTTGGGTGAATCATTGGGGtatccatgaaaaaataaaggtgtGAGTATGATTTTGCTTAGGAATAGGTATAGCTACATTGTCATTCTCTTGGCTTTCAAAACAGTTATTTAtactgtagtaaaaaaaaaacaaaactcaactcATTCCTTCAGAAAGACCAGAGAGAGACCTGTGTAGATAATTCCCTTCTACCTGCTGTTTTACAACAGTATAAGAAAGcaagaaattgaaaattataCTTGGGTGaacttaaataacttgctcaGATACAAGATAATAGACATAATGCAGGAGGTTCCTGCCACCACTTTGTCTACTTTCCACTTTTCTTCCTCTGTCCAAAACTGTAGAAATTGGTGTATAACATGAAGCCATTCAAAAACTATTCAGCTATCTCCTGGTCATACAGTTGCAGGGAGCTGCAGAGTGCAATTTTTCTCCCTACTTAttctagctttttttaaaaaacttatttacTACCTACATCTACATAGGGCTAAAATTTAAGTAAAGTGGCATTTTCTGATCatattattttatctattcatccatcttTTGGCTTAAGACTATCTGAAGCTGAAAATGTGTTTTGAGGAGAGTTAGTGGGCATTGCGCGCTCTGAATTccttatatttgaaattttaagtttGCTTTCACTCTTTAATGACAACTTGATTTGGGACCAAATTTGGGGCCTCACACTTCATTTTCCCCCAAAGCATATAAAGCTCACTTTTCTCCCTTCTGGTGTTGAATCTTAGGTGGAGAAGTCCAAGGCAGGGGCTTCTTTCCCCAGGTGACTTAATATATGCCTGAATGTTCAAATGATTTTTTCTAATCCTTGAAAAACTTGAAAGATTTGGTAACTCTAAAAATATGTTACCTTTGTTGAGAAATAATGCGTTCACTTAACCTGTGGCTTTAACTCtttttccatttgcaaaaaaaatattaaatagttCTTTCAGTACTTTCCCTGCCattattttggtttgcttttgTCACGGTCACCAACTCTATGTCTGTCTTTTATGTGTGTTACAGTCTGAAtaatcctctttaattctttttaatttttattttgcataacaTTTAAAAGACTGTTCTCCCTGTTCTTTACTGAATTTCCAGCAGTAtattgtttccttattttatttccctcctTCCATCCTAGACCTGATTTCTGTgatggttttttatttcttcctcttcatcaTTACTCATCTCCTTTTATTGCGTTTCTGCTAAGCTCTTGCatctatttttgtgaattttttggcttTTAGAAGGTTTTTTTCTTCAAGTCCCTTGATTTCACAATATGCTTGATCAAAATTTCTATCTGTCCAAGGCAacattctttgatttattttctttgcctgtttatttttttcctgttcttttctttcttttcactcaCAATGTTTTTGTCTTGTGTGGTGGCACCTTTTCATGCTTAGAATAAGGCAAGATCTTCAAGGACTAATTATTTGTGGGAGGATGTAGTAGGACAATGGCAAGGAACTTTCAGTTGCTTCTAATGAAACTATGGGCGTATTACTTAAGGTTGACACTTTCATTCTTCTCAGCAAACATTCTTGACAGATATTGGCTGCTTACCATTCACGGGTTATTTTCTGCTCTCTTTCTTCATCGTTATGTGTTAACCTAAATgacatatttcaataaaataatctacaaataataaataactatattttacaaaaaatatttagtgaaaataataacattgtcttacagttttgaaAATCTCCATAATGTCTGTTTAATAGAAGGCAGCTGGATTCTTATCTCTgtttctgcattcaatctgttaCCATATAGTCTGGTTggagtatatgaagaaaatctggccTCATATTTGTAATTGGAAAGGGGGACATCTTCTAATAGTCTTTTATGATAGTTTTGTATAATCTTCTTTAATAAACCAAAACTCAGCAAGAGGTAGTTTCTTATAGATTAGTTGAGATGCAAAACCTAATACCATATTAATGAGCTTTTGTACTCAAATATATTGAAATCAATTGGTCTACCTTGATTTTGAATTGATCTTCTATTCATGTGTAATTTTGATCTTCAAGACATTCTGAAATTGCCTTGGGCACATCCAATGGCCCCCAAACCCCACTTGGACAATGGCTGCTCTAGGAAATATACTTAGTTTTGGAGCTAGAGATTTACACCATGTGTACATGTTTGTTTATATTAGGAATTAccgaactgttttccagagtagtTGCACCAGTTTGCATACCCAAAAGCAGAGGTTGAGGActcttgctatttgttttagtCAACCCTTGATATTGTCCAACTTCTTGGTATTTACCAAAATGAGGAATATGAAACTCTCTGTTTTAATTCCATTTACTTAATTATTTCCTCTCTATTTAGGAATTCTTTTACATTATAATAAAGGTTTATAATTCTTTCCCTGCACAATGTTTCTTGACTTTTTTCAAACTTATTACTGTGTATTATTTCAAAagatgctttttttgttttttggggttttttgcatgggcaggcaccaggaatcgaagctgcatctcctgcatggtggataagaactctgctactgagccaccatggcctgccctcaaaaaacacattttaattaaattttctaaCTATTTTTGCGGCAGTTTAGACATTCATTTTTGAATACTGATTTGAATGTTTATGTTAATGTTGCCAAACTCATTAATTCTAATGACATTTGTACATTCTTTTGGACTTTCTACATAGACATTCAGATCAACTGAGAATAATgattaattataataattgttcttttgaattttctacaAAAGGTAATCAGACCTTTGGGAGGTAACtaaagtacttttttttcctttcttattttcagaAGTTGAAACTCTCATAGTTGATGGGAAAGTACAATCTAGTGAAAGATATGGTTTGtaaactatatctcaataaagctgtttaaaaatggtgcaaccactgggGAAACACTTTGACAGTTTCTTATCATATAGCCCCACAATTCCATGCCAAACTatttacccccccaaaaaaaatagaaaaaaaaagtctatacaATGACTTACAAATGAATGTTCATGAAAtgtttattcataatagctaagaaaattaaaaacaatccaaatgtccatggGTGAATTGATAAATTCACTGTGAtatatcataaaatggaatattggcCATTTAAAAGAATAGACTACAATGAACACAACTACGTGGATAAATCTCAGAaacattttgttgaatgaaagaggACAGACACAGAAGAGTTCATACTGtttgattctatttattttgaaAGCTTAAAGAAACTAAACCTAACATAGAATTACAGAGAGTAACtctgttttcagtctttcttcttttgtatgtaTTTAAGATACAATTGTTTTTCTCTAAGTACATCTTTAGTTAAGTTCATAAGATTTGATAAATAGTATTTTTCACtatatttaaattgtattttctaattctattataatttcttctttgacttctgaATGGTTTAGAATGTCATTAGCTTCcaactgttattgatttctgtttGTATTTCTTAACCTTTGAAATTTTTAGGTTTTGTTTGGTCACCTGCATACGGTCAATTTTTCCAAATACTCTGTCTTTGCTTTAAAATTATACATAGTCAGCAGAAGTTCGGAGAAGAGTAGTTGGTGTTGATCAAACTTCATAACCATATTGTACTAATATCCTGTACCTTTACTGAATATCTTTTCTAGTTAATCAGTCAATGAAATGCGTTGAATTCTTTCATGATGTTGAGTTGGTCCAACCTTCTTTGAAGTTGTCAATTTTTGCTGCATGTGTTTGGAGACATGTTCATTCAAGTTGATAATCTTTGTTAAGACAATCTTTATATCTTTCTGATGAATTGCCCTTTAGTCTATTTGTTTGATCAACATCTAGCAATACCAACTTTCGTTTTGTTAACATTTGCCAATATATGTTTGGTACTTCTACTTTCAAAGTTTTTGCATCATGTGTTTTATCAATGTCTCTTGAGAACAGCATTataactaaatttttattttcttgtttatcctaatttttttacttttaactggAGAATTTATACTAGTTCTATATATTGGTACCATTGAtataattagtttttattttttgcatactATATGGAGAGGTCATGtctcattattttcccatgtgaatatctcattattgcagcataatttttgtttgttttgcttgcttgctttttagGAAGTGTATGGAcagggaatcaaacttgggtctcctacaaagcaggcaagaattctaccactgaattacccttgcactcccAATATAATTAGTTACCTTTTTTTCATACTTTGgattttttccaatcttttaatgttttgtttccaccatgtcctttctttccttcttttggaatGATTGCTTTCTCCCCATCCTTTATCTTCCTTCTGTGTCTTTGAAATTGCTAAAaatggacttccagagaagatggcggcttagtaagatgcgtgggtcttagttcctcctccagaaaagcaactaaagaaacagaaacaatacaaaacagctcccagagtcatgacagagaccaaaaagacagcgtaccccattctggaacggctgaatgggcagggagaatccgctgcagtgagatacccgaagggcgcgcgttttcccggccagggcggctggcgactggggtcccctccacgcacgtggctccccggtctgactgggaacgttggatagcggggccctcccatcacgcttggtgtctcgggccagctgggcaattcggaccggcactcccccaagccgcggccagtgacccccgcctccacgcacggtttcccgggccgactgccccgcagacagacgaccaccacgagcgccacttactgggcaggaaaagaaaaacagagcctagagatttcacagaaaaacctttcaaccagctaggtcccacacccagggaaatctgatcaaatgcccagacaccagcagaaaataatggatgacgctcggaaaattgaagatatggcccagtcaaaggaacaaaccaatagttcaaatgagatacaggagctgagacaactaatgctgaatatatgaacagaaatggaaaaactcttcaaaaaccaaatcaataaattgagggaggacatgaagaagacatgggctgaacaaaaagaagaaatagaaaatctgaaaaagcaaatcacagaacttatgggagtgaaggacaaagaagaaaaaatggaaaaaacaatggatacctacaatgatagatctaaagagacagaagatagaattagtgaactggaggatggaacatctgaattccaaaaagaaacagaaactatagggaaaagaatggaaaaacttgagcaggggatcagggaactgaatgacaatatgaagcgcacaaatatacgtgttgtgggtgtcccagaaggagaagagaaggggaaaggaggagaaaaactaatggaagaaattatcactgaaaatttcccaactcttatgaaagacctaaaattacagatccaagaagtgcagcgcaccccaaagagaatagacccaaataggcgttctccaagacatttactagttagaatgtcaaaggtcaaagagaaagagaggatcttgaaagcagcaagagaaaaacaatctgtcacatacaagggaaacccaataagactatgtgtagatttctcagcagaaaccatggaagctagaagacagtgggatgatatatttaaattactaaaagagaaaaactgccaaccaagactcctatatccagcaaaattgtccttcaaaaatgaaggagaaattaaaatatttatagacaaaaagtcactgagagaatttgtgaccaagagaccagctctgcaagaaatactaaagggagcactagagtcagatacgaaaagacagaagagagaggtatggagtaaagtgtagaaagaaggaaaatcagatatgatatatataatacaaaagccaaaatggtagaggaaaatattatccaaacagtaataacactaaaagttaatggactgaatttcccaatcaaaagacatagaatggcagaatggattatgacccagcaataccactgctaggtatctactcaaaggacttaagggcaaagacacagatggacatttgcacaccagtgtttatagcagcattatctacaattgcaaacagatggaaacagccaaaatgtccatcaactgacgagtggctaaacaaactgtggcatatacctacaatggaatattatgcagctttaagacagactaaacttatgaagcatgtaataacatggatggacctagagaacattatgctgagtgagtctagcccaaaactaaaggacaaatactgtatggtcccactgatgtgaaccgacattcgagaatcagcttggaatatatcattggtaacagagaccagcaggagttagaaacagggtaagataatgggtaattggagctgaagggatacagactgtgcaacaggactagatacaaaaactcaaaaatggacagcacaataatacctaagtgtaatgtaactatgttggaacactgaatgaagctgcacctgaaatatgttttttttgtttgtttgtttgtgtgtttgtatcttttgtttttgtttttttctttttcctttttatatatatattttttattagtattattattttaattttcttctctatattaacattctatatctttttctgctgttttgctagttcttttcctaaatcgatgcaaatgtactaagaaatgatgatcatacatctatgtgatgatactaagaattactgagtgcatgtgtagaatggaatgatttctaaatgttgtgttaatttcttttctttttttgttaataaaaaaattaaaaaaaaagaaattgctaaaaatgtATTCCTAACCTTTTAGTAATTAATCACAAAATATTGACACTAATTTTTTATCACAAGATTAAATTAATCAGTATATTTCTCCTACTCAGAAACAATACTGAGCATTTAGAAAACTTTTCCCCCCAATTGGGTACTCTCTCcacttatatatattattttgttcatgtttttaatctttgttttatttttccatacaatgcattattatttttactttatatgatcaatatttatttatttaaatatttgctaatttatTTGCCCTTTATTCTTCCGTATATCTCAGACCTTCCTTCTGGGATCAAGTTCCTTTTGTCTGaaatataatctttaaaatgtttttagtgAGGTATGCTagtaacaaatttattttatgcctggctgaaaatctctttattttactCCCATTCTTGAAAACTGTTTTCACACTTCATAAAATCAAGGTTGAAACTTAATTGTCTTAAGCATTTCAAAGACAGTCTATGATCTTTTAGCTTCCAATGTTTTTTCTTTGCAGTCTTCTGAAGTGAGGATTAGGGATTTATTTCTATGTATTCTTACACTTAAGCTTTGCAGTGTCAGCTTTATATGTGGTTATCTTATCAGACTCTCCATCCTGGGAAGacaagttttttttctcttgactCAGAGCTTTATTGCCTGTAAGAATTAATGCTTGGAGCAATCTGGTTGGCAAATGATCTCATAGCCAAAGCTGGGTTCACTGTTGAACTCACTATCCTGGGGCCCCAGCTTCACTTTGGTTCTGATCtgggtatttttttcttcccagaccaggttgtttaaatatatttaaattagtgtattttaaatttttatttgttttcagcaGAAGATTGTTGTCTGAGTAGATGGTTCAACATGTCACCAGAAATTGGTTTCCCTGTCAAACCTTGATAGAAAATTcacttccttatttttatttagtagTTCTTGCATAGgctgtacatttatttttcaatgtttatttatttcctatGATGGCTTTCTAGGCTTACTGTTTCTTCAAAAATATAATGAGCATATTCTCTTTTCTTGATTACAGAGGAACCATTTGAATCTTCCATTTTGCGATTTAAGGTTCACactattaattcattaatttcataGCCTTAGACAGGTTGGGATGGAGATATCATTATCTGCCTTCATTAAGAATTCCTCTgcagaaaaaagatattttagaaaCCTGTGTTCAGAAAATAACATGATGTACCATTAATagggaaataaattaatttaggacAGATTGTCTAAGAACTCATTTAAAAGATTTTCATAAACAGAAGTACTTCCAAACTAAACTAGAGAGATACTCTCTATCTTTGCTTTATTTATGGCAATTATTCTGTGCATGGCAGGGGCTGTACACACATGAACTAATGTAACCCTCAAACAATCTTTTGAGATAGGgtctattatccccattttgcagacaaTGTAACTTGGGCACAAAGACATAAGATAAATTGTTATGAATCATAGAGTTTGCAGGTAGCAGAACCACAACCCCAAAGTGGCTGTCTGACATCTAATTTCATACTCTTATCTATTAACCTATATACAGGAGTTATCATTCTATCAATAGCTTAACATTtctacagtattttttaaaaagtgctttataGATACTGttatactttcttttctctttttaagagcTGATGAGCTAAGAAGGGGGGTGCTGAATGGCTAATGATGAAGGTGTAATTATCCCTTCTTACATGTGGGAAAATTAATGCACAGAACCATTGGTAGTTATCcaaaggcaaaataaaccaggGATTTTCCTGTAAAATGGCtcagtatttctcttttttctgtgttCACTGTGGGTAGAAAGTAATTTATTTCAATAGAAATTGAAATGACAAGTGAACCTAGAGattcattctcttctttctttacagATCCCAGAATCGCCAATACAGTAACAGGGGGAAGGAACAGTACCATTACTAAGTTCATCCTCTTAGGATTCTCTGAATTCCCAAACCTCACTGTTGTCCTCTTTGCAATATTCCTAGGGATCTACCTCATGACAGTGTCTTGGAACGTGAGCCTCATCGCCCTAATCAGGATGGACTCCCATCTgtacacacccatgtactttttcctcagtAAACTGTCCTTTCTGGACATCTGCTATGTTTCAACCATAGCCCCAAGAATGCTCTCAgacttcttcaagaaacataaatTCATCTCTTTTATAGGGTGCACCATGCAGTACTTCTTTTTCTCTAGCCTGGGCTTGACTGAGTGCTGTCTGCTGGCAGCCATGGCTTATGATCGATATGCTGCCATTTGCAATCCTCTCCTCTACACAGCCATCATGTCCCCCACACTCTGTGTGCAGATGGTGGCAGGGTCATGTGTAACTGGGTTCTTTGGCTCATTTATCCAACTGTGTGCCTTACTTCAGCTCCATTTCTGTGGGCCAAATGTCATTGACCATTTCTTCTGTGACCTGCCCCAACTGCTGATCCTATCCTGCTCTGacacttttttctttcaagtCATGACCTCTGTGCTCACAGTCATTTTTGGACTTGCATCTGTCCTGGTTATCATAATATCCTATGGTTATATCATTACCACTATTCTGAAAATCACTTCAGATGAGGGCAGGTCCAAGACTTTCAATACCTGTGCTTCTCACTTGACAGCAGTGACCCTCTTCTTTGGCTCAGGtatatttgtttatatgtatCCCAACTCTGGTGATTCCTTGAACCAAAATAAACTTGCATCAGTTTTATACACTGTTATAATCCCCATGTTAAATCCAGTGATCTACAGCCTGAG
This region of Tamandua tetradactyla isolate mTamTet1 chromosome 9, mTamTet1.pri, whole genome shotgun sequence genomic DNA includes:
- the LOC143645565 gene encoding olfactory receptor 5AN6-like; protein product: MTSEPRDSFSSFFTDPRIANTVTGGRNSTITKFILLGFSEFPNLTVVLFAIFLGIYLMTVSWNVSLIALIRMDSHLYTPMYFFLSKLSFLDICYVSTIAPRMLSDFFKKHKFISFIGCTMQYFFFSSLGLTECCLLAAMAYDRYAAICNPLLYTAIMSPTLCVQMVAGSCVTGFFGSFIQLCALLQLHFCGPNVIDHFFCDLPQLLILSCSDTFFFQVMTSVLTVIFGLASVLVIIISYGYIITTILKITSDEGRSKTFNTCASHLTAVTLFFGSGIFVYMYPNSGDSLNQNKLASVLYTVIIPMLNPVIYSLRNKEIKDALNRWKKRIFFWCY